The DNA window TGCGTCGAACCGGCGGGATCCAGCACAAATAATAATTCAGGATACCGCGGTCAAGCCGCGGTATGTCATCGAAGCTGAGTCCCCAATCAACAAGATCCCGGATTAGTCCTTCGGACTTTCGGGGATGACATGGATCACCCACCATCCCGGGTCACCCGCAACACTTCGTCCAGCGTCGTCTCACCCATTACTACCTTGCGAATGCCGTCTTCCCGCAAACTGCGACTCTGTGTCCGGCAATAACGCTCAAGTTTTGGCTGACTGGTGCCATCGTGAACCATGGTCGAGAGCGTCTCGTCAACCTCGATTAATTCATAAATCCCGGTACGCCCGCGAAAACCCGTGTGTAGGCATTCGCTACAACCGTTGGCCTGGTAAATTACATCATCGCCGCTAATCTTAAATCCGTTTACCTCCTCGACATCGAGCTGAGTGACAGATTTACATTCCGGGCACAGCTTGCGCACCAGACGTTGCGACAACACACCCAACAATGTCGATGACAACAGGAATGGTTCGACACCCATATCCTGCAGGCGGGTAATCGCGCCCACCGCGGAATTGGTATGCAGAGTCGATAATACCAGGTGCCCGGTCAGGCTCGCCTGTACCGCAATCTGCGCGGTCTCGCTGTCGCGAATCTCACCGACCATGACTACATCCGGGTCCTGGCGCAGAATAGCACGCAGCCCCTTGGCAAAGGTCATATCGACCTTGGTGTTAACCGGGGTTTGACCGATACCGTCGAGATCGTATTCGACCGGGTCTTCGACGGTCAGAATATTGCGGCTGGCATCGTTCAACACCGACAGCATCGCATAGAGCGAAGTGGTCTTACCTGAACCGGTTGGCCCAGTTACCAGGATGATTCCGTGCGGCTTCTGGATGATACCTTCGAGCCGCTTCTGCTCGACATCGCCCATGCCAAGTTGCTGCAAATCAAGACGCCCGGCCTGCTTGTCAAGCAGCCGCAACACCACTCGTTCACCATGACCGGAGGGTAATGTCGACACCCGAATATCAACCGGGCGATTGGCCACTTTGAGCGCAATGCGTCCATCCTGCGGTAAACGCTTTTCGGCGATATCAAGCTGCGCCATAACCTTGATGCGCGACACCAGCAAACTCGCGATCTGGCGCGGCGGCTCGAGCACCTCGCGTAGGACACCGTCAACACGGAATCGAATCGACAGCCTGGATTCAAACGGTTCTACGTGAATATCCGATGCGTTCTCCTTGATCGCCTCGGTAATCAGCGCATTGATCAGGCGGATGATCGGCGCATCGTCGTCGCTTTCGAGCAGATCCTCGGGCTCGGCGAGTTCACGCGCGACATCGTCGAGGTTAAGTTCGCCACCGATTTTCTCGGCCTCGTTAAACGATGTTTCGCGGTTACCTTCAAAATGTTGCCCCAATAAGCGGTTAAACTCGAGATCCGATTCGACCTCGATTTCATCGACCATCCCGAGCAGGCGCTGAGCCTCGGAAACTGCTTCGGCAGGCGCGCTGTTTTTAAGGGTCAACTTCAATTTACCAGACGCCGGCGACATCGCCGCTATGACACCGTAGCGCTTGCAAAATGAGTATGGGAGCTCTGCGTTTGTCGACATTGTATGCTGGGGTTAAAACAAAGTACCAATTATACTAGACTACCTGATAAGCGGCACAAGTATCTACGTTAGCAATTATGTCTCATTCCACTGAGGCTCTAGCAGTTATCCGGCAATAAATTCGGTATTTTACCAGTAAGATAATAAGCAATTAATCCAATCCATTCATGCATCGCCTGTTTCAAATGACCTGCATGTCCAAGCAAATTAAAATTAATCTCAAGCAGGTTACCTGGATTTACCTGGTGGTCGACGGGATAGGGAATCAAAGACCAGCTATTTTGGCAAAAAACACCGATCGATCGAGGCATATGGAAGGCCGTTGTAACAAGTAGCCATTTGGAGTTGACGGAAGGTTTTACTAACTGTTTCGTGTAAAAGGCATTTTCAGCGGTATTTTTGGCCCGGCTTTCAAATTGAATTCGCTTTATATCGAGATCCAATTGATGCAGATGAAGATTAAGAATAGTCGCTTCAGTAGGTTTGTTCCGATTGACGCTGGCATTACCCCCGGTAAATACCAGTTTAGCCTCAGGGTATCTGCGAGCCAGCGTGGTAAAGCTGGTCAATCGCTCAGCCGCGTAATTCATCTCTAGCTGTCGCCATGCCTGGCTCTTTTCCGCATCTATCGATCCTCCGAGCACGATAATGCCATCAATCTGTACGGGTAATTCAGGATTATGTTCAAAACGAGTTTCCAGAGGGTAAAGCATCCAGCTGCCTATCGGGAACAGGCTCAAGAAGACAACCGTAGCAAAAATAAAGATCAAAAAACGTCGTGCAAGAATATGATATTCCAAATAATGCAGCACTGCAGTACACAGTAATAGAAAGACAAATAGACTATCCGGGGAGATAACGTTCCATATGAACTTTGAACTGTAGAAAAACAGGTCGTCCATTGCTTCGAATTACTATCTTGCCCCTTTGCCAAAAATAATGATTTCAACGGTTTGCAATATAATGAGGCAATCGAGGAACAGTGAATGATTCTTGACGTAATACATGTCATAGAGATGCTTGTGATAAGCGTCTTCCATTGATGAACCATATGAAAAGTTGAGCTGGGCCCAGCCAGTCAGGCCGGGTTTCAATACATGCCTTTCCTTATAATAGGGAATATGTTCTGAAAGTTCGCTGATGAACTCAGGTCTTTCCGGCCTGGGGCCCACAAAGCTCATATCACCCTTAATGACATTTACCGCCTGCGGTAGTTCATCAAGACGATACTTCCGTAAAAAACTACCGACTCCGGTCACCCGACTGTCGCCCTCACTAGCCCATACAGCATTCCCTTCTCTTTCGGCGTTCGAGATCATGCTCCTGAATTTATAAACGTTAAAGCTGCTGCCGTATTCGCCGATCCGCATCTGCCGGTAGATAACCGGGGCCCCAATACCATCCTCGGCCCATATCGCAATCACGATCAAAACCTGTACCGGAAAGCTCACAACTAACAAAACGAAGCTTGCGACCAGATCGAACAGACGTTTTATAATATTCCGGAGTCGGGATTGGTTAAACCCATCGCTGGTAACCAGCCAGGTAGGGTCCATGATATCGATACGGATTTGTCCTGCTTCTCTTTCGAAAAAAGTCAGGATATCCAGGACATTGATGCCATTTAATTTACAATCAACCAGCTCATCAATTTTAACCCTGGATTTAATATCGCTCGTAGCAACCACAATCTCATCGATGGAGTATTTGTTCACATACTCCAGCAAAGGAGAATCAATCGTAACGATTCTTTTTTCGTCAACCTGGGGATTCTGGTCATCCAGTAACGCATATCCAAAAATATCAAATCCTCTCCGATCAGACTTGCGCCTTAACTTCTTGTCGATATACGAGGCATCGGCTCCTGCCCCGTAGACCAGTACTCTGGATTTAAAAACCGAAGTATCGACCAATTCAAAAAACAGGGTTCGTACTGTGCCAATAATAAAAAACGACTGAACGTAAACGAGAGCTAGGACGCCACGCCCTAAAAATAAGTCTGGAAACAGGTAAAAAATCAAAACGACCATTATGCTCGACATGACCATGCTGATCGCTATTCGAATCAGGACACCAGCCATACCTTCCCTGAGCCGTCCCACGTATAGGCCAGTCGACAACGTGGTAATCGCAGTGATCAGCGTTATGACAACCGCACTGTCCAACAGGCCAACCGCGATATCGGCAAAATCCTGGCCTACGCTATAAAATCGGATAAAGATGGCACTATAAACCGAACCATAGACAACACAGGTTTCGGCAATGAGCAGAATTAAGAAGGGTGTCTTGAGATGTGACTTAAATACTTGAACTGATGCCAATCCCTTGTCCTTTTTCTAATATGACTGGTCTCGTTTGAGACTTGTAATCAAATATTATCAGAAAGGAGCTGATTTATGATGGATTTTTGGCGTTTTATGAAGAATCGGTGAGAGTGTCCCCAGAATAAAGAAAGCCATAACACTCGAGAATATAACTACCACGAAGATCCCATCGCTAGCTGAGACCAGTTTTGCGAGCACCGACATGATGCAGGTGCCGATCAGGATACCTGCCCCATTTCCAAGAATTTGGCGGCTCGCTTCACCAATGGACCGGTTATAGCTGACGATAGCGCGCTTACTCAGGCGCACGCAGACTAATAGAATCGTAGAATATACCAATACCTGCAATAACAAAGTGCTCCCCCATGCAACTGAAAAAAGCAGGCTAGAAAGAAAGAATGTTACGCCCAGAACCGCAAAATCTACTACCCGATTCAATACCCTGAAATCAGTATTTTGTATAAAAGACATTATCTGGGTTTCCTGTAGGTTTATTCGCAACAGACGGCAAGTTTATTGAACCTGTCATTCCATTCCGTTAAGTAGCTCACATATATTCTAAAATTCAATAGCGATCCGAATTTACGAAAATAAGATTACAAATTCGACTCTTTCATTAATTTAATAACAAGAGTAATTAAAGAATCATGATCGGGGACAAGAATTCAGTAATTGAGAACCAGGTCTCAGCCGCACCTCTAGTATAAATTGAATGGAACCAGCAGATCGCTTATCGTAATGTTTTAATCTGTTACAGTGCTTCAGGAACCATAGCAATTGGCCGCTCAAGAACATTCAGAAAGATAAAACGCGGGATGCCAGGACCCTCTTGAGAAATATGCTTTCATACTATCAAAGCAATAAAGTCTGCTTGCAATTGATGCTATTGATAATTGCCGTTCCCCTCATTTTCTGGCCTGACGCACAAACTTTTATAAATGCCTGGACGAACACCTCTGCCTACAATCATGGATTTTTTATACTCCCCATATCTCTCTGGCTACTACATCGACAAAGGCAATCCATATCGGCTACAGAGACTGCAACAGAACCTTTAGCATTGGTAGCATTAGCTGTTGCGTTATTGCTCTGGTTTCTCTCTTTCATTATCAGTGTAAATGTCACCCAGAAATTCGCCTTGATAGCCTTGATCCCGATATCCACCTGGATTTTATTTGGTCGTAAACTGCTCATAAAAGTGATATTTCCAATGGCTTTCCTGTTTTTCATGATTCCCGTCGGGGCAATCCTGGTGCCCCCACTGATGGAAGTTACCGCCGATATTACGGTGTCGATGATAGAACTGAGCAGGATACCGGTGTATAGAGACGGACTATTTTTTATCCTGCCAACGGGTAACTGGTCGGTCGTCGAGGCCTGCAGCGGTTTGAATTACCTCGTGGCATCACTCACTTTGGGCATGCTCTATGCGTATTTAACCTATCGATCTTTTACCAAAAGACTGCTCTTCGTTCTGGCAATAGCCATTTTTGCGCTTATCGCCAATGGGCTTCGCGCTTATGGCATCGTCATAATTGGCCACTTGAGTAACATGCAATATGGCACTGGTGGCGATCATCAGTTTTATGGATGGTTATTTTACGGATTCCTTGTATTTTGGGTTTTTTACCTGGGAAATATCTGGGCTGATAAACCTCTCTTATTTGAGGCTAAGTCAAATGAAAATACTGTAAATCCGTCACAGGGTAGCCCTCCAATAATACTTTTCGTCATTATCTTTTCAATCATGATTTCGGTTCAGTTATTTGCCAGGGAAACAGTTCACTTTGATAATTCCGGGATAGATACCCTCAGTTTTCAATTACCAGAAGAATTTGGAGATTGGCAATACTCGTCCAACCTGGAACTGGGCTGGGAACCCCAGATTGTAGGTGCAAGTATCGCGAAAACCCAATCGTACAGTCTAGGAAACGATATAATACAGATTAGCCTGGGGTATTATCCACGACAATCACAGGGAGCCGAAGCGGTAGGCTGGCATAACCGGGTTGTGGGCTCGGGCAGGGAAAAATGGATCGTATTTGGGAAAACCGATTTGAATATCGGTGGCTTCTCCGTCACAGAAACAGAAATCTATCAACAAGAGAGGAAAATACTGATCTGGAACTGGTACCTGGTAGGCAACAGGGATACTGCTGACCCAAAAATTGCCAAGATATACAATGCGCTCAATATCATCCTGTATCGAAGGAATGATGCTGCTTTCCTGACGCTGGCAACGCCGATAAACCAAAACAGGCTCGACAGCCGCAAAAAACTGGAGGCATTTCATGAAAAGTCTCACGGCGAATTACACCGGATTCTATCCAGTGTGATTTTAGAGACCAGAATGGAATCCCATGAGTAAGACTGCAGATAGTTGCCAGTCCTAATAAAGATTCAGCACATTGCGCCAACATAGAAAGCCGTTAGTTTACAGCCAGCTACCCAATATTATGATTTTCTCTCAACCTTCGTCATATCCTGAGGGATTCAAATCTTGCCAGCGCCAAGCATCCGTGCACATATCCTCGATTGACCGCCCGGCACTCCAACCCAACAATTGTTTCGCCAATGTGGGATCAGTCCAGCACTGGGCAATGTCTCCGGGCCTGCGACCGACAATCTCAAACGCTACCTTCTGACCGGTTACACGTTCGAAAGTTTCGATCATCTGGATGACAGAAATCCCCTGCCCGGTTCCTAAATTGACGGTTAACAAGCCATTATTAATTTGACAATATCGTAATGCGGCAAGATGACCTTCAGCGAGATCCATCACATGGATGTAGTCTCGCACGCCACTGCCATCCGGAGTTGGATAGTCACCACCGAAAACCTGAAGTTTATTTCTACGGCCAGACGCCA is part of the Gammaproteobacteria bacterium genome and encodes:
- the gspE gene encoding type II secretion system ATPase GspE; this encodes MSTNAELPYSFCKRYGVIAAMSPASGKLKLTLKNSAPAEAVSEAQRLLGMVDEIEVESDLEFNRLLGQHFEGNRETSFNEAEKIGGELNLDDVARELAEPEDLLESDDDAPIIRLINALITEAIKENASDIHVEPFESRLSIRFRVDGVLREVLEPPRQIASLLVSRIKVMAQLDIAEKRLPQDGRIALKVANRPVDIRVSTLPSGHGERVVLRLLDKQAGRLDLQQLGMGDVEQKRLEGIIQKPHGIILVTGPTGSGKTTSLYAMLSVLNDASRNILTVEDPVEYDLDGIGQTPVNTKVDMTFAKGLRAILRQDPDVVMVGEIRDSETAQIAVQASLTGHLVLSTLHTNSAVGAITRLQDMGVEPFLLSSTLLGVLSQRLVRKLCPECKSVTQLDVEEVNGFKISGDDVIYQANGCSECLHTGFRGRTGIYELIEVDETLSTMVHDGTSQPKLERYCRTQSRSLREDGIRKVVMGETTLDEVLRVTRDGG
- a CDS encoding YdcF family protein, which translates into the protein MDDLFFYSSKFIWNVISPDSLFVFLLLCTAVLHYLEYHILARRFLIFIFATVVFLSLFPIGSWMLYPLETRFEHNPELPVQIDGIIVLGGSIDAEKSQAWRQLEMNYAAERLTSFTTLARRYPEAKLVFTGGNASVNRNKPTEATILNLHLHQLDLDIKRIQFESRAKNTAENAFYTKQLVKPSVNSKWLLVTTAFHMPRSIGVFCQNSWSLIPYPVDHQVNPGNLLEINFNLLGHAGHLKQAMHEWIGLIAYYLTGKIPNLLPDNC
- a CDS encoding TIGR03013 family PEP-CTERM/XrtA system glycosyltransferase, yielding MASVQVFKSHLKTPFLILLIAETCVVYGSVYSAIFIRFYSVGQDFADIAVGLLDSAVVITLITAITTLSTGLYVGRLREGMAGVLIRIAISMVMSSIMVVLIFYLFPDLFLGRGVLALVYVQSFFIIGTVRTLFFELVDTSVFKSRVLVYGAGADASYIDKKLRRKSDRRGFDIFGYALLDDQNPQVDEKRIVTIDSPLLEYVNKYSIDEIVVATSDIKSRVKIDELVDCKLNGINVLDILTFFEREAGQIRIDIMDPTWLVTSDGFNQSRLRNIIKRLFDLVASFVLLVVSFPVQVLIVIAIWAEDGIGAPVIYRQMRIGEYGSSFNVYKFRSMISNAEREGNAVWASEGDSRVTGVGSFLRKYRLDELPQAVNVIKGDMSFVGPRPERPEFISELSEHIPYYKERHVLKPGLTGWAQLNFSYGSSMEDAYHKHLYDMYYVKNHSLFLDCLIILQTVEIIIFGKGAR
- the xrtA gene encoding exosortase A, with protein sequence MLSYYQSNKVCLQLMLLIIAVPLIFWPDAQTFINAWTNTSAYNHGFFILPISLWLLHRQRQSISATETATEPLALVALAVALLLWFLSFIISVNVTQKFALIALIPISTWILFGRKLLIKVIFPMAFLFFMIPVGAILVPPLMEVTADITVSMIELSRIPVYRDGLFFILPTGNWSVVEACSGLNYLVASLTLGMLYAYLTYRSFTKRLLFVLAIAIFALIANGLRAYGIVIIGHLSNMQYGTGGDHQFYGWLFYGFLVFWVFYLGNIWADKPLLFEAKSNENTVNPSQGSPPIILFVIIFSIMISVQLFARETVHFDNSGIDTLSFQLPEEFGDWQYSSNLELGWEPQIVGASIAKTQSYSLGNDIIQISLGYYPRQSQGAEAVGWHNRVVGSGREKWIVFGKTDLNIGGFSVTETEIYQQERKILIWNWYLVGNRDTADPKIAKIYNALNIILYRRNDAAFLTLATPINQNRLDSRKKLEAFHEKSHGELHRILSSVILETRMESHE